A window of the Hordeum vulgare subsp. vulgare chromosome 5H, MorexV3_pseudomolecules_assembly, whole genome shotgun sequence genome harbors these coding sequences:
- the LOC123395968 gene encoding auxin-induced in root cultures protein 12-like translates to MASATQQHRRRHAILQLAALLVLVSPAAAAGGACKSEKFPAGRSYETCADLPALGAALHWTYDAAASSLSVAFAAKPASGAGWVAWGINPTGEGMKGAQSLLAFKNNGAYVVNTYNLTGYKPLSPTSTPIAFKATELAADEGAGGKVRLYGTLQLPKGMESVNHIWQVGSAVANGVPAKHAFAQENLDAKGKLVLAGAGAPEAAPSPDAGDSSAEAGSMETEAPSSPTPSGGKKSSPAGAASTTHASAPVVIVLLALVGFLAIV, encoded by the coding sequence ATGGCCTCCGCGACGCAGCAGCACCGGCGCCGCCACGCCATTCTCCAGCTTGCCGCCCTGCTCGTCCTTGtctcgccggcagcggccgctggcgGCGCCTGCAAGAGCGAGAAGTTCCCTGCTGGCAGGAGCTACGAGACGTGCGCCGATCTCCCGGCCCTCGGCGCTGCGCTGCACTGGACCTACGACGCGGCGGCCTCGTCGCTCTCCGTGGCGTTCGCGGCCAAGCCGGCGAGCGGCGCCGGCTGGGTGGCGTGGGGCATCAACCCCACCGGCGAAGGGATGAAGGGTGCGCAGTCGCTCCTCGCCTTCAAGAACAACGGCGCATACGTCGTCAACACGTACAACCTCACCGGGTACAAACCGCTCAGCCCGACGTCCACTCCCATTGCGTTCAAGGCCACCGAGCTCGCCGCCGACGAGGGAGCCGGCGGTAAGGTGCGGCTCTACGGCACGCTGCAGCTGCCCAAGGGCATGGAGTCCGTGAACCACATCTGGCAGGTGGGGTCCGCGGTGGCCAACGGGGTGCCGGCCAAGCACGCGTTCGCGCAGGAGAACCTGGATGCCAAGGGCAAGCTCGTGCTCGCCGGTGCCGGCGCGCCGGAGGCCGCCCCGTCTCCTGATGCCGGTGATTCGTCCGCCGAGGCTGGTAGCATGGAGACGGAGGCGCCGTCGTCGCCCACGCCGTCCGGTGGGAAGAAGTCATCGCCGGCGGGAGCGGCGTCCACCACCCACGCCTCGGCTCCGGTGGTCATCGTGCTTCTCGCATTGGTTGGTTTCTTGGCGATTGTATGA